In Acropora muricata isolate sample 2 chromosome 11, ASM3666990v1, whole genome shotgun sequence, one DNA window encodes the following:
- the LOC136891054 gene encoding arginine-hydroxylase NDUFAF5, mitochondrial-like: protein MNSSFGSPLRSFCMATRRIFSVFRKPGMCRCFSARRQNEVTMNVFDRKAKRRQKNRAALMENVEVYDYLKDEVAERVADRIGDISRHFPMALDLGCGRGHLSKHLTKEQVGTLVMTDMAENMLAQCQPCEFPTIKLIADEEFLPFGQNSFDLVVSSLSLHWVNDLPGTFRQIIHCLKEDGVFIGAMFGGETLYQLRVALQLAEIEREGGFAPHISPFAEVRDLGNLLTRSGFSLTTVDFDEITIGYPSMLELMFDLKGMGESNASWNRKTILHRDTITAASAIYNEMYGLEGGGVPATFFVLYMIGWKPHESQQKSSARGSATASFGDLSSLNNPKS from the exons ATGAACTCATCCTTTGGATCTCCTTTGAGATCGTTTTGTATGGCTACTCGTAGAATTTTTTCCGTGTTTAGGAAGCCAGGCATGTGCAGATGTTTTAGTGCAAGAAGGCAAAATGAAGTCACTATGAACGTGTTCGACAGAAAAGCAAAAAGACGGCAGAAGAATCGAGCCGCTCTGATGGAGAATGTGGAGGTCTATGACTATTTAAAGGATGAG gtTGCAGAAAGAGTGGCTGACCGAATAGGTGATATTTCCAG GCACTTTCCCATGGCATTAGATCTTGGCTGTGGCCGAGGACACTTGTCTAAACATCTCACCAAG GAGCAAGTGGGAACTCTAGTCATGACAGATATGGCAGAGAATATGTTG gCTCAGTGTCAGCCTTGTGAATTTCCAACCATTAAGCTTATAGCTGATGAGGAGTTTCTACCATTTGGACAAAATTCATTTGACCTCGTTGTCAGTAGTTTGAG TCTGCACTGGGTGAATGATTTACCTGGAACATTTAGACAG ATAATCCATTGTCTCAAGGAAGATGGAGTGTTTATTGGAGCCATGTTTGGTGGAGAAACTCTTTATCAACTTCGTGTTGCATTACAGCTGGCTGAAATTGAGAGGGAAGGG GGATTTGCTCCTCATATATCACCATTTGCTGAAGTTAGAGATCTTGGAAATCTGTTAACAAGAAGTGGATTCTCTTTAACAACTGTC GATTTTGATGAAATAACAATTGGATACCCCAGCATGCTTGAGCTAATGTTCGACCTAAAAGGAATGGGTGAAAGCAATGCTTCTTGGAACAGGAAGACCATACTGCACAGGGATACAATTACTGCTGCCTCTGCCATTTATAATG agATGTATGGTCTGGAAGGTGGTGGTGTTCCAGCCACTTTCTTTGTGCTTTATATGATTGGGTGGAAACCACATGAATCCCAA CAAAAATCATCTGCCCGTGGGTCAGCTACTGCAAGCTTTGGTGACTTATCCAGTTTAAATAATCCGAAGAGTTAA